A stretch of DNA from Microlunatus sp. Gsoil 973:
CCAACACCTGCGAGCTGACCCTCGGTGGCGACAAGCCGGCGATGGGCTGGCTGCTCGGTGAGGTGCATGACGGCATTGCCCAGATGTTCCAGGTGATCGAGGACGCCCGGATGATGGTGGGCACCAAGGCCATCGCGACCCTCTCCACCGGCTATCTGAACGCGTTGGAATACGCCAAGAGCCGCGTCCAGGGTGCCGACCTGACCCAGAACCGTGACAGGTCCGCGCCGCGGGTGACCATCACCCATCATCCCGACGTGCGACGCTCGCTGCTCAACCAGAAGGCCTATGTCGAGGCGATGCGCTCGCTGGTCCTCTACACCGCGAGCATCCAGGACAAGGTTGCGATCGCGGCCGCGGCGGGCGTCGAGGACGACGACGCGATCAAGCTCAACGATCTGCTGCTGCCGATCGTGAAGGGCTACGGATCGGAGAAGTCCTGGACCCTGCTGGGCACCGAGGCCCTGCAGACCTTCGGCGGCTCCGGCTTCCTGTCCGATTATCCGCTGGAACAGTACGTCCGCGACGCCAAGATCGACACGCTGTATGAAGGCACGACGGCGATCCAGGGCCAGGACCTGTTCTTCCGCAAGATCATCCGCAACCAGGGCCGAGCGCTCGGCCAGCTGCAGTCGGAGATCCAGCAATGGGTGGCCGACGAGTCGGGCAACGGCCAGCTCAAGGACGAACGCGAGCTGCTGGCCAAGGCGCTGGAGGATGTCGAGGCGATCGGGACGGTGATGGCCACCCACGCCATGACCTCCGACCCGCGGGTTCCCGGCGGGGATCCGCGCAATCTGTACAAGGTCGGTCTGAACACCACCCGGCTGCTCTTCGCCCTGGGCGACGTCGTCTGCGCATGGCTGCTGCTGCGCGGCGCCGAGGTCGGCCTGGCCGCACTCAATGGCGAGCAGCCGGAGTCGGAGAAGCGGTTCTACGAAGGCAAGGTTGCCTCGGCTCGCTGGTTCGCCCACACCGTGTTGCCGAAGCTTGCTGCCGAACGGGTGATCGCCGAATCCACCGACCTGTCGGCGATGGAGCTCGATGAAGCGGCCTTCTGAAGCGGCCCTCTGAAGCGGCCTGCTGATCGGTTACCCGATCCGTTCCGGTCCGCCCGTCCGGTCGGAGCTGCTCCGCGTGTACCGTCGGTCGAGTGGGATTGAGGGACGGCCTTCGCCGGCTGATCGGACGTGCCGGGACAACCAACGTCGGCCGGTACGGTTCGGCCATCGCGGCGGCCGGTGAGCTCGAGGCGGAGATCGGGTCACTCGACGACGCCGGTCTGCGCCAGGCGTACGACGACATCCGCGGCGACCTGGACGACGATCCGACCCAGTCCGAATTCTGTGCTGTGGTTCGCGAAGCCGCCCGCCGCACGATCGGCGAGCGGCCGTACGACGTCCAGCTGCAGGGCGCGTTGGCGATCATGAACGGCACCGTGGTCCAGATGGCGACCGGCGAGGGCAAGACCCTTGCCGGAGCGATCGCCGCCCTCGGCCTGGTCGCCCGGGGTCATCGGGTCCAGGTGATGAGCGTGAACGACTATCTCGCCCGCCGGGACGCCGAATGGATGGGCCCGATCTACGACCTGCTCGGGGTCGGTGCCGGATGGGTCACCAGCAACGCCGACCATGATCATCGAAAGACGGCGTACGCAGCCGACATCTGTTACGGCTCGGTCAGCGAGATCGGCTTCGACCTGTTGCGGGACCGGCTGCGGACCGATACCGACCAGATCGTGCAACCGGAGCCGGACGCCTTGATCATCGACGAGGCGGACTCGGTCATGATCGACGAGGCCAAGGTGCCGCTGGTGCTCGCCGGCAGCCTTCCGGTCTCCGACGACGGCGGCAGCATGGCTGCCATCGCCGCCCAGCTGACCAATGATGAGGACTACCAGACCTCCGACGAGGGAACCCAGGTCAACCTCACCGACGCCGGTCTGGCACGCGTGGAGAAGTTGCTCGGCGTTGATGATCTCTACGCAGAGGGCAACGAACTGCTGCTGACCCGGATCAATGTCGCGCTGCACGCCGAGGTCCTGGTACAGCGCGACGTCGATTACATCGTCACCGCTGACACCGTCCGGCTGGTGGACCCCAACCGCGGACGGGTGGCCGACCGGCAACGCTGGCCGGACGGCCTGCATGCCGCCGTCGAGGCCAAGGAGGGGCTCCCGATCACCGATCGCGGCGAGATCCTGGACACCATCACCGTGCAGGCGTTGATCAAGCACTACAAGACGGTCGGCGGGATGACCGGTACGGCGCTGGCCGCGGCCGAGCAGTTCCGGGAGTTCTACCAGCTGGAGACCGGATCACTTCCCACCCACCGGCCGTTGATCCGCGTCGACGAGCCTGACCGGATCTTCGAGACAGCCGAGGATCGCGACGCTGCCATGGTGGAGTTGATCAAGGAAAGCCATGAGCACAGCAGGCCGGTGCTGATCGGCACCCACAGCGTCGCCGGTTCGGAGAAGATTGCCGGGCTGCTGGCCGATGTGGGTGTCGACGCCGCCGTACTGAACGCCAAGAACGACACCGAGGAAGCCGCCGTGATCGCCGCCGCCGGCCGACTCGGAGCGGTCACCGTGTCCACCCAGATGGCCGGCCGGGGAGTCGACATCAAGCTGGGTGGCGACGATCCGGGCGAACATGATCAAGTGGCAGAGCTCGGCGGGCTGCTGGTGATCGGCCACGGCCGCTATCACACAAGCAGGCTGGATGATCAACTCCGCGGCCGCGCCGGCCGGCAGGGCGATCCGGGCACCTCGGTGATCTTCGTCAGCCTCGACGACGATCCCACCACCGCCGAACTGCATCTCCGGCAGTCCGAGATCGATGTCGAGACCGGCGAGGTCACCTCATCCCGGGTCGCCGGCCAGGTCGAACACGCCCAGCGGATCACCGAGGGCGCATTGCTGGACACTCATCGCAACAGCTGGAATTACAGCCAGCAACTCGACGCCCAGCGCACCGACGTGCTCGCCTATCGCGATCGGGTGCTGCGCACCGGTCTGGCTGCCGAGGAATTGGCTCGGTCGTGCCCCGACCGGTGGCAGGCACTGGCCGGAGATGTCGACGAGCCGGTGCTGCGGGAGGCGGCCCGGCAGCTGTTGCTGCACCAGATCGACCGAACCTGGAGCGATCACATCGCGTTCACCGAGGATCTGCGCGAGGGCATCCATCTGCGAGCACTCGGCCGGGAGACGCCGCTGATGGCCTACCACGCTGCCAGCGACCGGGCCCACCGCGAACTCCGCAAGACCCTGCTGGACCGTGCTGCCGAAGCGTTCGACAAAGCGGTGATCACGGCCGACGGCCTGGACGAGGCGGCCTCGGGAATAGAGCGTCCGACCTCGACCTGGACCTACATGGTCGACGATCAGGCGTTCGGCTCACCGGAGGACCGCTTCCTCAACGCCGTCGGCGGGGTGATCCGGCGCGCTGTACGCGGCGACTGATCCGCTTCAGCCCCGCACCGGCTCCAGCAGACGATGCGGCCGGCGTAACGCGACCGAGACCCGGTCGGTGCGCCGACCGGGATTGTCCGGGTCCGGAGTGCTGACCACGTCACCGGGTGGCGGAGTCACGTCGCAGGTGGGACAGCGCGCCGCGTCGTCCAGCCGGGTGCCGCAGAGGTGGGTGAGGATCCGCGACGGCCGCCGCTCAGGGTTGGCGTACTCGCGGCCCCAGGCCGACAGCGACATCAACACCGGGTGCAGCGCGACCCCGACCGGAGTCAACTCGTACTCGGGATGCCCGTGGCCCTCGAGCTTGGCGACCACCCCCGATCCACCAGGTGGTTGAGGCGCTCGGTGAGCACCCCCTTGGAGATGTCCAGCCGTGCCTGGAGGTCGCTGAACCGCCGCACGCCGAGAAACAGGTCGCGCACGATCAGCAACGTCCAACGTTCGCCGACGACCTCCAGGGCCCGGGCGATCGTGCAGTCCTGCTTGTCGTAACCGAATCCCAGTGCCATGGATCACAGTATAGCTATTTGGTCTTGTGATCGAACCGATCATGCTCTAGTTTTGGTTCCGTCACGAGACCAAGTGGCGGTGAGCGGTGGAAGGGTGACCATGACCAACTCAGTTGTTGACGCACCGGCCAGGGGTGCAAGCCCGGCATCCGAAGGACTGGCCGGCAGGCGGTCGACCCTGGTGATCGCTGCAGCGGGTACCTTCCTGGCGCTGGCCGCGTACACCCTGCCGTTGTCCGACTTCACCACACTGGCATCGGCACTGTCGGCCGGACCGGCCGCACAGACCTGGATCTTGAGTTCGATGAGCATCGGGTTGACGGCAGCGATGCTGCTCAGCGGCACGCTCGCCGACCGGCACGGACGTCGGCGGATGTTCCTGATCGGGTCGGCCGTGCTCGCCGCGGGATCGCTGCTCGCCGTGCTGTCCGCCACGGTGTCCGGTGCACTCCGTCCGGATGCGTTCATCGCGGGCCGGATCGTCGAAGGAGTCGGCGGCGCGGCCGTCGTCGCCAGCGCGCTGGCCCTGTTGTCGGAGGCGTTTCCCCGGCCGACCGAGCGAGCCCTTGCCAGCAGCGTTTGGGGCGCCTCGCTCGGTGCCGGGATCGCCATCGGGCCGGTCGGTGCGGCGATCGCCGATCAGGTCGGGCACTGGTGGATCTCCTATGCCGGGCTCGGCGTGCTCGCCCTGGTGCTGATCGGTGCCGGAGCCATGGCGCTGGTCGAGTCGAGATCGGTGCTGCGGCAGCGCCCCGACCTGCTCGGGACCGGACTGTTCGTCGCGGCCACCGGCCTGGCCCTGGTGGCCCTGGTGACGCTGCGCACCTCCGCCTCCGCCATGGTTCCGCTGATCATGATCGTCGGCGCCGCGGCACTGGCGGTGATCTTCGTCTTCAGCCAGCTGCGCCGGGCCGAACCGATGCTCGACCTGAAGCTCTTCCGCCGCCCGCGGTTCGCGGCGGCCCACCTCGCCGGGTTGATGGTCGGATTCGGTTCGATCGGGATCGCATCTCTGGTGGGAACCTATTCCGCGGTCGTCCTGGGACTGAACGTCTGGCAGACCACCGGGCTGATCGCGGTGTGGGCGGGCATGAGCACCATCACCGCGCTCGCGGTGCGCTGGCTGCCCGACTGGTTCCACGGCGGGCGGCAGCTGGGTTGGGGCATGCTGGCGATCGCCGTCGGACAGTTGATCATGATCAACACCTATTCGACCTGGCAGCTGGTGATCGGGCTGCTGGTGTCGGGAATCGCCGCAGGTGTGGTGAACGCCGGCCTCGGCCGGGAGACCGCGGCCAGTGCACCGAGCGGGCGCAGCGGTCTGGGCAGTGGCGTCAACAACACCGCCCGCTACCTCGGCTCGGCGATCGGTGTCACTGTGGCGGCCACCCTGCTGCTGCACGGCGGTCACGACGTACGACTGCTGCACACCGGCTGGAACGCCGCAGTGGTGGTCTGCTCCGTCGCGATTGCTCTCGGCGGCATCGCGGTGCTCCGCCTCGGGCTGCGCGCGGCGCGGGTCGACGGCTGAGCTCGGCCGGCGCCCCCACCCGGCGCGTCAGTCGTCGGCCAGCCGGGACAGCGCGTCGGAGACCTGTTGTTCTGCTTCTTCCTTGGTTGAGCGAAGTTCGTCGCGTTCCTGCGCCAGTCGGTCGCGTTCCGCGACTGCCTTGTCCGCCTCCCGTTCGGTCCGCTGGAGTTGATCACGCAGATCGGCAAGCCGATCCGTCCGGCGGTCGGCGTCCTCGGACGCGCGCTGCAGCCGTTCCTCGATCCGGCTGAGCCTTTCGTCGACCCGGTCGAGAGCATGCTGGGCCGAGGACAGGGCATCGAGGCGCCGCTGGTGCTCGGCCTCTGCCCGGTCGTCTGCCTGGTCGCCGCCCTGGTCGGTATCGGCCGGAACGCCGGTCTCCGTCTGCTCCTCCGCAGTCTCCGCGGTCGCGGCGCTGCCACCGGCCGCCGGTTGGGCCGCGAAGATCATCTCCGGCCCGAAACCGCCGTAGGACTGTGGCTGGGTCAACCGACCGTTCCGTACGAGATC
This window harbors:
- a CDS encoding acyl-CoA dehydrogenase, translating into MTHYKSNLRDIKFNLFELLGRSEVLGTGPYEDMDVETAEAVLDEVNHLATTKLAESFEAADREPPVFDPQSHTAPLPDAFKRSYRAWMESEFYKIGLAAEVNGQPAPPSLRWAMNELVLGANPAVYMYASGPKFGEMLFRNGTERDQQIGKLIAEKLWGATMVLTEPDAGSDVGAGRTRALPQPDGTWHIEGVKRFITSAEHDLSDQIVHLVLARPVGVEGVGGPGTKGLSLFIVPKYEFDLETGDLGERNGVVVTNVEHKMGLKVSNTCELTLGGDKPAMGWLLGEVHDGIAQMFQVIEDARMMVGTKAIATLSTGYLNALEYAKSRVQGADLTQNRDRSAPRVTITHHPDVRRSLLNQKAYVEAMRSLVLYTASIQDKVAIAAAAGVEDDDAIKLNDLLLPIVKGYGSEKSWTLLGTEALQTFGGSGFLSDYPLEQYVRDAKIDTLYEGTTAIQGQDLFFRKIIRNQGRALGQLQSEIQQWVADESGNGQLKDERELLAKALEDVEAIGTVMATHAMTSDPRVPGGDPRNLYKVGLNTTRLLFALGDVVCAWLLLRGAEVGLAALNGEQPESEKRFYEGKVASARWFAHTVLPKLAAERVIAESTDLSAMELDEAAF
- the secA2 gene encoding accessory Sec system translocase SecA2 — its product is MGLRDGLRRLIGRAGTTNVGRYGSAIAAAGELEAEIGSLDDAGLRQAYDDIRGDLDDDPTQSEFCAVVREAARRTIGERPYDVQLQGALAIMNGTVVQMATGEGKTLAGAIAALGLVARGHRVQVMSVNDYLARRDAEWMGPIYDLLGVGAGWVTSNADHDHRKTAYAADICYGSVSEIGFDLLRDRLRTDTDQIVQPEPDALIIDEADSVMIDEAKVPLVLAGSLPVSDDGGSMAAIAAQLTNDEDYQTSDEGTQVNLTDAGLARVEKLLGVDDLYAEGNELLLTRINVALHAEVLVQRDVDYIVTADTVRLVDPNRGRVADRQRWPDGLHAAVEAKEGLPITDRGEILDTITVQALIKHYKTVGGMTGTALAAAEQFREFYQLETGSLPTHRPLIRVDEPDRIFETAEDRDAAMVELIKESHEHSRPVLIGTHSVAGSEKIAGLLADVGVDAAVLNAKNDTEEAAVIAAAGRLGAVTVSTQMAGRGVDIKLGGDDPGEHDQVAELGGLLVIGHGRYHTSRLDDQLRGRAGRQGDPGTSVIFVSLDDDPTTAELHLRQSEIDVETGEVTSSRVAGQVEHAQRITEGALLDTHRNSWNYSQQLDAQRTDVLAYRDRVLRTGLAAEELARSCPDRWQALAGDVDEPVLREAARQLLLHQIDRTWSDHIAFTEDLREGIHLRALGRETPLMAYHAASDRAHRELRKTLLDRAAEAFDKAVITADGLDEAASGIERPTSTWTYMVDDQAFGSPEDRFLNAVGGVIRRAVRGD
- a CDS encoding winged helix-turn-helix transcriptional regulator — protein: MVAKLEGHGHPEYELTPVGVALHPVLMSLSAWGREYANPERRPSRILTHLCGTRLDDAARCPTCDVTPPPGDVVSTPDPDNPGRRTDRVSVALRRPHRLLEPVRG
- a CDS encoding helix-turn-helix domain-containing protein — protein: MALGFGYDKQDCTIARALEVVGERWTLLIVRDLFLGVRRFSDLQARLDISKGVLTERLNHLVDRGWSPSSRATGIPSTS
- a CDS encoding MFS transporter, encoding MTNSVVDAPARGASPASEGLAGRRSTLVIAAAGTFLALAAYTLPLSDFTTLASALSAGPAAQTWILSSMSIGLTAAMLLSGTLADRHGRRRMFLIGSAVLAAGSLLAVLSATVSGALRPDAFIAGRIVEGVGGAAVVASALALLSEAFPRPTERALASSVWGASLGAGIAIGPVGAAIADQVGHWWISYAGLGVLALVLIGAGAMALVESRSVLRQRPDLLGTGLFVAATGLALVALVTLRTSASAMVPLIMIVGAAALAVIFVFSQLRRAEPMLDLKLFRRPRFAAAHLAGLMVGFGSIGIASLVGTYSAVVLGLNVWQTTGLIAVWAGMSTITALAVRWLPDWFHGGRQLGWGMLAIAVGQLIMINTYSTWQLVIGLLVSGIAAGVVNAGLGRETAASAPSGRSGLGSGVNNTARYLGSAIGVTVAATLLLHGGHDVRLLHTGWNAAVVVCSVAIALGGIAVLRLGLRAARVDG